Proteins from one Hydrogenivirga caldilitoris genomic window:
- a CDS encoding two-component system sensor histidine kinase NtrB, protein MDFSIFDHFEEEVVVIDKNYRIVYANRKYAEDMGYSDPEEIIGDFCYTVSHHQDQPCEGECHPCPLREIEKTGKSVNVVHTHYTHDDREVPVEICAFPIENGEKIVQIIRDIRSDKKKYYLFSLSQKLSSVGFLALGIAHQLSTPLGTILLALEDLEEKLGASDETELIRNAVNTCKDYVDKLLFLVKRSSNRDLVNITKSVSDAVDLLKVYAKEKGVSLEFELEEVGYFLANETDIRHLVLNLVLNAIQASPEGEKVHVRLYREEGRWILEVADHGPGIDQEELSKIFIPFYQGKNKKEGSGLGLAIVDSIVREYGGSIDVKSTPGEGSTFKVSVPIPQLLEFPENGSPATP, encoded by the coding sequence ATGGATTTCTCCATTTTTGACCACTTTGAAGAAGAGGTGGTGGTTATAGACAAGAACTACAGGATAGTGTACGCAAACAGGAAGTATGCCGAGGATATGGGTTATTCAGACCCTGAGGAGATAATAGGAGACTTCTGTTACACCGTTTCCCATCACCAGGATCAGCCCTGTGAAGGGGAGTGCCATCCTTGTCCCCTCAGGGAAATAGAAAAAACGGGCAAGTCAGTGAACGTTGTTCACACCCACTATACCCACGACGACCGGGAGGTTCCCGTTGAGATATGCGCCTTCCCTATAGAAAACGGGGAGAAGATAGTCCAGATAATCAGGGATATAAGGAGCGATAAAAAGAAGTACTACCTCTTCAGCCTGTCCCAGAAACTCAGCTCTGTAGGATTCCTCGCTCTTGGTATAGCCCATCAATTGAGTACGCCCCTTGGAACTATACTTCTGGCGTTAGAGGACCTGGAGGAGAAGCTTGGGGCAAGCGATGAGACCGAACTTATAAGGAATGCGGTCAATACTTGCAAGGATTACGTTGATAAGCTCCTGTTCCTTGTCAAGAGAAGTTCAAACCGGGACCTTGTAAATATAACCAAATCCGTTTCCGATGCTGTTGACCTTTTAAAGGTGTACGCCAAGGAAAAGGGCGTATCTTTGGAGTTTGAGCTTGAGGAGGTAGGCTACTTCCTGGCTAACGAGACCGATATAAGACATCTGGTTTTAAATCTTGTCCTGAACGCTATACAAGCTTCCCCTGAAGGGGAGAAGGTTCACGTGAGGCTTTACAGGGAGGAGGGTAGATGGATACTGGAGGTTGCGGACCATGGACCTGGAATAGACCAGGAAGAGCTGAGCAAGATATTCATACCCTTCTACCAGGGCAAAAACAAGAAGGAAGGGTCGGGTTTGGGGCTTGCTATCGTTGACAGCATAGTTAGGGAGTACGGTGGTTCAATTGATGTCAAGAGCACTCCAGGGGAGGGGTCTACCTTCAAGGTCTCCGTTCCTATCCCTCAGCTCCTTGAGTTTCCTGAAAACGGTTCGCCTGCTACACCCTAA
- a CDS encoding RNA ligase partner protein, protein MENFVLDTSVFTNPDVYETFGERDQLGAIENFIHLAIHSGAKFYMPSSVYDEMLKMLDLGPLSAEFEMVVRIRSPRKYDIRIPSEVLYELIEEVRHRINKGLRIAEEHTKEAGKITEADVGKVINKLREKYRDALRQGIIDSREDVDVLLLAYELDGTVVTADEGLRRWADKVGIKLINPRNFRGILESLIKHKTSA, encoded by the coding sequence ATGGAGAATTTTGTACTTGATACAAGCGTCTTCACCAACCCGGATGTTTACGAAACCTTCGGAGAGAGAGACCAGCTTGGGGCAATAGAAAACTTTATACACCTCGCCATTCACTCGGGGGCTAAATTTTACATGCCCTCCTCGGTTTACGATGAGATGTTAAAGATGCTTGACCTTGGACCTCTGTCTGCAGAGTTTGAGATGGTTGTGAGGATACGCTCTCCGAGGAAGTACGATATAAGGATACCCAGCGAAGTTCTCTACGAGCTTATAGAGGAAGTAAGGCATAGGATAAACAAGGGGCTGAGGATAGCCGAAGAGCATACCAAGGAAGCGGGGAAAATAACTGAAGCCGATGTGGGTAAGGTTATAAATAAGCTCAGGGAAAAGTACAGAGACGCTTTAAGGCAGGGAATAATAGACAGCAGGGAGGATGTGGATGTGCTCCTCCTCGCTTACGAGCTTGACGGCACGGTGGTTACGGCGGATGAAGGTCTGAGAAGGTGGGCTGACAAGGTGGGTATAAAGCTTATAAATCCAAGGAACTTCAGGGGAATCCTTGAAAGTTTAATCAAACACAAGACCTCCGCTTAG
- the purQ gene encoding phosphoribosylformylglycinamidine synthase I: MKFAVCVFPGSNCDYDTYYVIRDVLERDVEFVFYNEKDLSRYDCIILPGGFSFGDYLRPGALAAKTPLAEAVYESAQRGKFVIGICNGFQILTELHLLPGALLPNLNMRFICKDVFLRVENGETPFTREFDRGDVLRIPIAHHDGRYYVSEAELKEMEERGQILFRYVDTEGKPTESANPNGSVSNIAGVMNKEGNVFGMMPHPERASEDILGSHDGLMLWYSLISE; encoded by the coding sequence ATGAAATTCGCCGTATGTGTCTTTCCGGGTTCAAACTGCGACTACGATACCTACTACGTCATAAGGGATGTGCTTGAGAGGGACGTTGAATTCGTGTTTTACAACGAGAAGGACCTATCAAGGTATGACTGCATAATTCTACCTGGAGGCTTTTCCTTCGGCGACTATCTGAGACCAGGGGCTTTAGCTGCGAAAACGCCCCTCGCGGAAGCGGTTTACGAATCAGCCCAGAGGGGTAAGTTCGTTATAGGCATATGTAACGGTTTTCAGATACTCACAGAGCTTCATCTCCTTCCTGGAGCTCTGCTTCCAAATCTTAATATGCGTTTTATATGCAAAGACGTGTTTCTCAGGGTTGAGAATGGGGAAACCCCCTTTACAAGGGAATTTGATAGGGGTGATGTGCTGAGAATTCCCATAGCCCACCATGACGGAAGATATTACGTGAGTGAAGCTGAGCTGAAAGAAATGGAAGAAAGAGGACAGATCCTTTTCAGATACGTTGATACGGAAGGAAAACCGACGGAATCTGCGAACCCGAACGGCTCCGTTTCCAATATAGCCGGGGTCATGAATAAGGAGGGGAACGTATTTGGTATGATGCCCCACCCAGAGAGAGCTTCGGAGGACATCCTTGGGAGTCACGATGGTCTTATGCTCTGGTATTCATTGATAAGCGAGTGA
- the purS gene encoding phosphoribosylformylglycinamidine synthase subunit PurS, with protein MKRVRILIKPKEGLLDPQGRAVEEMLRDNGFNAQHVRVGKLVEMEVPKGEDVKSIVEKFIINPLIEDYEIEEL; from the coding sequence ATGAAGAGAGTGAGGATTCTGATAAAACCTAAAGAGGGTCTTCTTGACCCGCAGGGGAGAGCCGTAGAAGAAATGCTAAGAGACAACGGTTTCAACGCTCAGCACGTGAGGGTTGGTAAACTCGTAGAGATGGAGGTTCCTAAAGGGGAAGATGTAAAAAGCATAGTTGAGAAGTTCATAATAAACCCATTGATAGAGGACTACGAGATAGAGGAACTCTAA
- a CDS encoding RNA ligase yields MIDVSLVREAIKQRKARSESFLGFEYLRFSDDYKDIPRGTAVFQDTIIWGYPHIGRIFMLEKGLKEHFKNPFWVEEKVDGYNVRIFKVRDRVIALSRGGYLCPFTTDRVGDFIDLKFFEENPDLILCAEVAGPDNPYIEESPPFIREDIKFFVFDVMKKNQQTFLKQEEKLSLLERYSLPGVEVFGRFTSGDTEKLKELLLKLNKEKREGVVFKEDSEENRRAKYITSYANLNDIKVTTKNMLQLPPEYYTNRILRLVLFMEEEGINRTEHLYEELGRAFIDGLFDAIEQFKKEHKVYRTFRCKFRNKDNAVALMELLHRTSKHIQVIERELKQEGEFWVLTFDKVFLNMTGLLGHLLSGGLVFD; encoded by the coding sequence GTGATTGACGTTAGCCTCGTCAGGGAAGCTATAAAGCAAAGAAAGGCGAGATCCGAATCTTTCCTTGGCTTTGAGTATTTACGCTTTTCTGACGACTATAAGGATATACCCCGTGGGACAGCTGTATTTCAGGACACGATAATATGGGGTTATCCCCACATAGGAAGGATATTCATGCTTGAAAAGGGTCTAAAGGAACACTTCAAAAACCCCTTCTGGGTTGAAGAGAAGGTTGACGGGTATAACGTCAGGATATTCAAGGTAAGAGACAGGGTTATAGCCCTCTCCAGGGGAGGTTACCTATGTCCCTTTACTACAGATAGGGTGGGCGATTTTATAGACCTAAAGTTCTTTGAAGAGAACCCTGACCTCATACTCTGTGCAGAGGTGGCAGGTCCTGACAATCCGTACATAGAAGAAAGTCCACCCTTCATAAGGGAAGACATAAAGTTCTTCGTCTTTGACGTAATGAAGAAAAACCAGCAGACTTTCCTAAAACAGGAGGAAAAACTCTCGCTCTTGGAGAGGTATTCCTTACCCGGAGTAGAGGTTTTTGGGAGGTTTACCAGCGGTGATACAGAGAAACTCAAAGAGCTATTACTAAAACTCAACAAGGAAAAGAGAGAGGGTGTAGTTTTCAAGGAGGATTCAGAAGAAAACAGGAGGGCAAAATATATAACCAGTTACGCAAATCTCAACGACATAAAGGTAACCACCAAGAACATGCTCCAGCTCCCTCCTGAGTACTATACAAACAGGATTTTAAGGCTTGTCCTCTTCATGGAAGAGGAAGGCATAAACAGGACGGAACATCTGTACGAAGAGCTGGGCAGGGCTTTCATAGACGGGCTCTTTGATGCCATAGAGCAGTTTAAAAAGGAACACAAAGTTTACAGAACTTTCAGGTGTAAGTTTAGGAACAAGGACAACGCTGTAGCGCTTATGGAGCTATTACATAGAACATCAAAGCATATACAGGTTATAGAAAGGGAGTTGAAACAAGAAGGGGAGTTCTGGGTTCTCACCTTTGACAAGGTATTCCTGAATATGACAGGGTTACTTGGACACCTACTAAGCGGAGGTCTTGTGTTTGATTAA
- a CDS encoding sigma-54-dependent transcriptional regulator, whose protein sequence is MEVSILVIEDDESLNRLLTKKLRQKGFRVDSTRSGEEAEKLLKENNYEIALVDIKLTDMSGLELIRELSPHTNTKFIVVTGYGDVNTAVEAMRAGASDFIQKPFSFDILEVSINRAIREKQLEEENRTLRSFLFEKEHDITFETRSPIFRQVLEIIENAARSDINILLRGETGTGKEVIARYIHRVSDRRDKPFIVVDCSAIPEHLFESELFGHEKGAYTGAVQRKVGLVEIADGGTLFLDEIGEVPLPVQAKLLRFVETRKFRRVGGLKEIGVNVRIVAATNRNLKEMVQKGEFRSDLLYRLNSMEVEIPPLRERKEDIPMLAQLFLKRFKKKIGEKGIKLLMGYDWPGNVRELKNTIERASLLSKGDYVDDSLCLPSISEEEACLEDLFSKMPTLRDLELFYVSYLYRKLGSAERVAEVLGCSRRTVFRKLKELRDRNGDLEGRPLPWSALDIN, encoded by the coding sequence ATGGAAGTGAGCATCCTGGTAATTGAAGACGATGAAAGCCTTAACAGGCTTCTCACTAAGAAGCTAAGGCAGAAGGGTTTCAGGGTAGACTCCACAAGGAGCGGGGAAGAGGCTGAAAAACTCCTTAAGGAGAACAATTATGAGATAGCTCTCGTTGATATAAAGCTGACCGATATGAGCGGGCTTGAGCTTATCAGGGAGTTATCCCCCCACACCAACACAAAGTTTATAGTGGTTACGGGGTACGGAGATGTAAACACGGCAGTTGAAGCTATGAGGGCAGGTGCATCCGATTTCATACAGAAGCCTTTCAGTTTTGATATCCTTGAGGTTAGCATAAACAGAGCGATAAGAGAGAAGCAGCTTGAGGAGGAAAACAGGACTCTGAGAAGTTTCCTATTTGAAAAGGAGCATGATATAACCTTTGAGACAAGAAGCCCCATCTTCAGACAGGTCTTGGAGATTATAGAGAATGCGGCGCGCAGCGATATAAATATACTGCTCAGGGGTGAAACTGGAACAGGAAAGGAGGTCATAGCCCGTTACATCCACAGGGTATCGGACAGGAGAGATAAGCCTTTTATAGTCGTGGACTGCAGCGCTATACCAGAGCATCTTTTTGAAAGTGAGCTCTTCGGACACGAAAAGGGAGCTTACACCGGTGCGGTTCAAAGAAAGGTGGGACTCGTAGAGATCGCAGACGGTGGAACACTCTTTTTAGATGAGATAGGAGAGGTACCTCTACCTGTTCAGGCGAAGCTCCTCAGGTTCGTTGAAACGAGGAAATTCAGAAGGGTCGGTGGACTCAAGGAGATAGGTGTGAACGTTCGGATAGTGGCTGCAACCAACAGGAATCTGAAGGAGATGGTCCAAAAAGGCGAGTTCAGGAGTGACCTCCTTTACAGGTTAAACAGTATGGAGGTGGAGATACCACCTCTAAGAGAAAGGAAGGAAGACATACCTATGCTCGCCCAGCTCTTTCTAAAGAGGTTTAAAAAGAAAATTGGGGAAAAGGGAATAAAACTCCTTATGGGCTATGACTGGCCTGGAAATGTAAGGGAGCTTAAGAATACTATAGAGAGGGCTTCTTTACTTTCTAAAGGAGACTACGTAGACGATAGCTTATGCCTTCCATCTATATCGGAGGAGGAAGCCTGCCTTGAAGACCTATTCTCCAAGATGCCCACTTTAAGAGACCTTGAACTCTTCTATGTGAGCTATTTATATCGGAAGCTCGGAAGTGCTGAGAGGGTTGCAGAGGTCTTAGGGTGTAGCAGGCGAACCGTTTTCAGGAAACTCAAGGAGCTGAGGGATAGGAACGGAGACCTTGAAGGTAGACCCCTCCCCTGGAGTGCTCTTGACATCAATTGA